In the Theobroma cacao cultivar B97-61/B2 chromosome 1, Criollo_cocoa_genome_V2, whole genome shotgun sequence genome, one interval contains:
- the LOC108660972 gene encoding uncharacterized protein LOC108660972: MNQAIRDEVVLDTETIPAVEVVPKFTPNVEVIHDVGVDTDDVRAISMTPGASSSPMPEHRDASSAFGTQVAHTEQSGKKVDFHDFQVSLEYVAYLEHVFNIEGEFWSTSFVKNVDVICLVMEVLGRALAISHAPLMSISPEELQ; the protein is encoded by the exons ATGAATCAG GCTATTCGAGATGAGGTTGTTCTTGATACTGAGACTATTCCTGCTGTTGAAGTTGTTCCTAAGTTTACTCCAAATGTTGAGGTTATTCATGATGTTGGAGTTGATACTGATGATGTTAGAGCTATTTCAATGACTCCTGGTGCTTCTTCCTCCCCAATGCCAGAACACAGAGATGCAAGTAGTGCTTTTGGCACTCAAGTAGCACATACTGAACAAAGTGGTAAGAAAGTTGACTTCCACGACTTTCAAGTTTCATTGGAGTATGTGGCATACTTGGAGCATGTTTTCAATATAGAGGGAGAGTTTTGGAGTACCTCCTTTGTAAAGAACGTAGACGTCATTTGCTTAGTGATGGAAGTGTTGGGTAGAGCTTTAGCCATTTCCCATGCTCCACTAATGAGTATTTCACCCGAGGAATTGCAATAG